A single genomic interval of Streptomyces sp. NBC_00663 harbors:
- a CDS encoding NAD(P)/FAD-dependent oxidoreductase, producing MTRPRILVVGAGFAGVECVRRLERKLGADEADVTLVTPFAYQLYLPLLPQVASGVLTPQSIAVSLRRSRKYRTRIIPGGAIGVDLKAKVCVIRTITDEIVDEPYDYIVLAPGSVTRTFDIPGLTDHAFGMKTLAEAAYVRDHVISQLDLADASHDEAERAARLQFVVVGGGYAGTETAACLQKLTHAAVKRYPRIDPALIKWHLIDIAPKLMPELGDKLGSTAQNILTKRGIDISLGTSIAKAGPEEVTFTDGRVIPTHTLIWTAGVVASPLIGTLGAETLRGRLVVGPDMRMPGQDGVFALGDSAAVPDEAKDEEGAICPPTAQHAMRQGKHVADNVIATLRGGATRPYVHKDLGLVVDLGGKDAVSKPLGIELRGLPAQVAARGYHWAALRTNVAKVRVATNWTLNAIAGDDFVRTGFQHRRAARLKDFEYTNAYLTPDQVRAHVDGTERQE from the coding sequence GTGACACGACCCAGGATCCTGGTGGTTGGCGCAGGCTTCGCCGGCGTGGAGTGTGTACGCCGGCTGGAACGCAAACTCGGTGCGGACGAGGCAGACGTCACGCTGGTGACACCGTTCGCCTATCAGCTCTACCTTCCGCTGCTCCCGCAGGTGGCCTCCGGGGTGCTGACACCCCAGTCGATCGCCGTGTCGCTGCGGCGGAGCAGGAAGTACCGCACCCGGATCATCCCGGGCGGTGCCATCGGCGTGGACCTCAAGGCGAAGGTGTGCGTGATCCGCACCATCACCGACGAGATCGTCGACGAACCGTACGACTACATCGTGCTGGCGCCGGGCAGTGTGACCCGCACCTTCGACATCCCCGGCCTCACGGACCACGCGTTCGGCATGAAGACCCTCGCCGAGGCCGCCTACGTCCGTGACCACGTCATCTCGCAGCTCGATCTCGCCGACGCCAGCCATGACGAGGCGGAGCGGGCCGCGCGGCTCCAGTTCGTGGTGGTCGGCGGCGGTTACGCGGGCACCGAGACCGCGGCCTGTCTTCAAAAGCTCACCCACGCCGCCGTCAAGCGCTACCCGCGCATCGACCCGGCGCTGATCAAGTGGCATCTCATCGACATCGCCCCGAAGCTGATGCCCGAGCTGGGCGACAAGCTGGGCAGCACCGCGCAGAACATCCTCACCAAGCGCGGCATCGACATCTCCCTCGGCACCTCCATCGCCAAGGCGGGCCCGGAGGAGGTCACCTTCACCGACGGCCGGGTGATCCCGACGCACACGCTGATCTGGACGGCGGGTGTGGTGGCCAGCCCGCTGATCGGGACGCTGGGGGCCGAGACGCTCCGCGGGCGGCTCGTGGTCGGCCCGGACATGAGGATGCCGGGCCAGGACGGGGTCTTCGCGCTCGGCGACTCCGCCGCGGTCCCGGACGAGGCCAAGGATGAGGAGGGCGCGATCTGCCCGCCGACGGCGCAGCACGCGATGCGGCAGGGCAAGCACGTCGCGGACAACGTCATCGCCACCCTGCGCGGGGGGGCGACGAGGCCGTACGTCCACAAGGACCTCGGTCTGGTCGTGGACCTCGGCGGCAAGGACGCCGTGTCCAAGCCGCTCGGCATCGAGCTGCGCGGGCTTCCCGCCCAGGTCGCGGCCCGCGGCTACCACTGGGCGGCGCTGCGCACCAATGTGGCCAAGGTGCGCGTCGCGACCAACTGGACGCTCAACGCGATCGCCGGTGACGATTTCGTCCGCACCGGCTTCCAGCACCGCCGGGCGGCCCGGCTCAAGGACTTCGAGTACACGAACGCGTACCTCACGCCGGACCAGGTGCGGGCGCATGTGGACGGAACGGAGCGACAGGAATAG
- a CDS encoding AMP-dependent synthetase/ligase produces the protein MRDVALAPPAVSPLTGGLADSVFETADRNPTLPTLARRSGPSSSTWEEVTAVELRDEVVDLAKGLVASGIAPGHRVAIMARTRYEWTVLSHALWAIGAEVVPIYPTSSRDQVEWILRDAGCVGVVVEDEQSVMTVGSVCASLPRLRHVWQLDAGALEQLVERGAFIPFTTVESLRRIVLPDSTAAVVYTSGTSGRPLGCALSHRGLAGACDTLLEGWGHTVVPPGGQGSVLAFLPFSHVYGLLVQTLCLRGGLLMAHEPELTQEALSASLMSFRPTYFCAVPSLFEKIYKTFLRTAQQAGRGALFERAAETARNFAAAVERHRLGQGPGPGLDLRLQHALYERTVYRRLRAALGGRVLRATSGGSPLGRELCLFYEGIGVYVNDGYGLTETSGGVTGQPLGREKSGTVGRPLPGTDIRVADDGEILVHGPSVFQGYVNDEAATRTALGSGWLATGDLGYLDPEGYLTITGRKKDVIITSSGKSVVPAFLEQRLRMHPLIHQAVLVGDKRPCIGALITLDPDFLVHWRGGLALPGDSPSREAREENALREEIGRAVAAANSAVSRSESVRVFRVLPQPFDHTRGLLTPSMKLRRDAIVEHYAFEIDAMYQARSHGIRQRVPEEPAGWEDPDDVFR, from the coding sequence ATGCGCGACGTCGCCCTCGCTCCCCCGGCCGTCTCCCCGTTGACCGGCGGGCTCGCCGACAGCGTCTTCGAGACGGCGGACCGCAACCCCACCCTGCCGACGCTCGCACGCCGCTCCGGACCCTCCTCCTCCACGTGGGAGGAGGTGACCGCGGTGGAGCTGCGGGACGAGGTGGTGGACCTCGCCAAGGGGCTGGTGGCGTCCGGGATCGCGCCGGGCCACCGGGTGGCGATCATGGCGCGTACCCGTTACGAGTGGACGGTCCTCAGCCACGCCCTGTGGGCGATCGGCGCCGAGGTCGTGCCGATCTATCCGACGTCCTCGCGCGACCAGGTGGAGTGGATCCTCCGGGACGCGGGCTGTGTGGGCGTGGTCGTCGAGGACGAGCAGAGCGTGATGACGGTCGGGTCGGTGTGCGCCTCGCTGCCCCGGTTGCGGCATGTGTGGCAGCTGGACGCGGGGGCGCTGGAACAGCTCGTGGAACGGGGCGCGTTCATTCCGTTCACCACGGTGGAGTCGCTGCGCCGGATCGTGCTGCCGGACTCCACCGCCGCCGTCGTCTACACCTCCGGCACCTCGGGCCGGCCGCTGGGCTGCGCACTGAGCCACCGCGGCCTGGCGGGCGCCTGCGACACGCTCCTGGAGGGCTGGGGCCACACGGTGGTGCCGCCGGGCGGCCAGGGCAGCGTCCTCGCCTTCCTGCCGTTCTCCCATGTGTACGGCCTGCTCGTGCAGACGCTGTGTCTCCGGGGCGGGCTGCTGATGGCCCATGAGCCGGAGCTGACCCAGGAGGCGCTCTCGGCGTCCCTGATGTCGTTCCGGCCCACGTACTTCTGTGCGGTGCCCTCGCTCTTCGAGAAGATCTACAAGACCTTCCTGCGCACGGCACAACAGGCGGGTCGCGGTGCGCTGTTCGAGCGGGCGGCGGAGACGGCCCGGAACTTCGCGGCGGCCGTCGAACGACATCGGCTGGGCCAGGGACCGGGGCCCGGACTCGATCTGCGGTTGCAGCACGCCCTGTACGAACGGACGGTGTACCGCAGACTGCGGGCCGCGCTGGGCGGCAGGGTCCTGCGGGCGACCTCCGGCGGGTCCCCGCTGGGCCGCGAACTGTGCCTGTTCTACGAGGGCATCGGCGTGTACGTGAACGACGGCTACGGTCTGACGGAGACGAGCGGCGGCGTCACCGGCCAGCCACTGGGCCGGGAGAAGTCCGGCACCGTCGGACGGCCGCTGCCGGGCACCGACATCCGGGTGGCCGACGACGGGGAGATCCTGGTCCACGGCCCCTCCGTGTTCCAGGGCTACGTCAACGACGAGGCCGCGACCCGCACGGCGCTCGGCAGCGGCTGGCTGGCCACGGGCGACCTCGGCTATCTGGACCCCGAGGGCTATCTCACGATCACCGGCCGCAAGAAGGACGTGATCATCACCAGCAGCGGCAAGAGTGTCGTACCGGCGTTCCTGGAGCAGCGGCTGCGGATGCATCCGCTCATCCACCAGGCGGTCCTGGTGGGCGACAAGCGGCCCTGCATCGGTGCCCTGATCACGCTGGATCCGGACTTCCTGGTCCACTGGCGCGGCGGGCTCGCGCTGCCGGGCGACTCGCCGAGCCGGGAGGCGCGGGAGGAGAACGCGCTGCGGGAGGAGATCGGCCGGGCCGTCGCGGCGGCCAACAGCGCCGTGTCCCGGTCCGAGTCCGTACGGGTCTTCCGGGTGCTGCCGCAGCCCTTCGATCACACCCGCGGGCTGCTGACCCCGTCGATGAAGCTGCGCCGGGACGCGATCGTCGAGCATTACGCGTTCGAGATCGACGCGATGTACCAGGCGCGCTCGCACGGCATCCGGCAGCGGGTGCCCGAGGAGCCGGCCGGCTGGGAGGACCCGGACGACGTGTTCCGGTGA
- the glgB gene encoding 1,4-alpha-glucan branching enzyme: MALRDISPSEAGGPVPCRAAPALDPGDRARLLAGAHHDPHALLGAHPVPGGIVFRALRPFARSVSVVVAGRRSRLISEGGGLFAGVLPLTAIPSYTLLVAYEDGEHEVHDPYRFLPALGDTDLHLIREGRHEQLWKALGAEPMTHQGVTGTRFTVWAPNAQGVRVAGDFTCWDGTAFPMRSLGAAGVWELFLPGIGEGARYKFEITSRRGDRFLKADPMARRAEIPPDTASIVSVSRHEWDDAEWMAHRGDVPVHVAPFSVYEVHLPSWRPGLTYRQLAEQLPEYVKDLGFTHVELMPVAHHPFSGSWGYQVTGFYAPTARLGTPDDFKYLIDALHRAGIGVIMDWVPAHFPKDDWALGRFDGEPLYEPGDWRRAEHPDWGTYEFDYGRVEVRNFLVANAVYWCEEFHIDGLRVDAVASMLYLDYSRDSGQWTPNVFGGREDLDAVQFLQEMNATVYRRVPGVMTIAEESTAWDGVTRPTESGGLGFGLKWNMGWMHDSLGYVEHEPVHRKYHHHEMTFSMVYAYSENYVLPISHDEVVHGKRSLVSKMPGDWWQQRATHRAYLGFMWAHPGKQLLFMGQEFAQGAEWSEPDGPDWWLLDPAYGAEADHRGVQDLVRDLNGLYRRTPALWQRDTTPDGFRWVLGDAADDNVFAFLRYDAQGSPLLAVSNFSPVVRHDYRLGVPGDVPAWREVLNTDAERYGGSGVGDCDPVKPEDGVVPLTLPPLATVWLTPV; this comes from the coding sequence ATGGCTCTGCGTGACATCTCACCCTCAGAGGCGGGTGGCCCGGTTCCGTGCCGTGCCGCGCCCGCCCTGGACCCCGGCGACCGCGCCCGTCTGCTGGCGGGCGCCCACCACGATCCGCACGCCCTGCTGGGCGCCCATCCGGTGCCCGGCGGGATCGTCTTCCGGGCCCTGCGCCCCTTCGCGCGGTCGGTGAGCGTGGTCGTCGCCGGGAGGCGCAGCCGGCTGATCTCGGAGGGTGGGGGCCTGTTCGCCGGTGTGCTCCCGCTGACGGCGATCCCCTCGTACACCCTGCTGGTGGCGTACGAGGACGGCGAGCACGAGGTCCATGACCCGTACCGCTTCCTGCCCGCCCTGGGCGACACCGACCTGCATCTCATCCGGGAGGGGCGGCACGAGCAGTTGTGGAAGGCGCTCGGCGCCGAGCCCATGACCCACCAGGGTGTGACCGGCACCCGCTTCACGGTGTGGGCGCCGAACGCCCAAGGGGTGCGTGTCGCCGGGGACTTCACCTGCTGGGACGGCACGGCGTTCCCGATGCGTTCACTGGGCGCGGCCGGGGTGTGGGAGCTGTTCCTGCCGGGGATCGGTGAGGGGGCCCGGTACAAGTTCGAGATCACCTCCCGGCGCGGCGACCGCTTCCTGAAGGCGGACCCGATGGCCCGTCGTGCCGAGATCCCCCCGGACACGGCGTCGATCGTGAGCGTGTCGCGCCACGAGTGGGACGACGCCGAGTGGATGGCTCATCGGGGAGACGTTCCGGTGCATGTGGCGCCGTTCTCTGTGTACGAGGTCCATCTGCCCTCCTGGAGGCCTGGACTGACCTACCGTCAACTCGCCGAACAGCTCCCGGAGTACGTCAAGGACCTCGGCTTCACCCACGTCGAGCTGATGCCCGTCGCCCATCACCCCTTCAGCGGTTCCTGGGGCTATCAGGTGACCGGCTTCTACGCGCCGACGGCCCGCCTCGGCACCCCCGACGACTTCAAGTACCTGATCGACGCCCTGCACCGGGCCGGCATCGGCGTGATCATGGACTGGGTGCCCGCTCATTTCCCCAAGGACGACTGGGCGTTGGGGCGGTTCGACGGGGAGCCGCTGTACGAGCCCGGCGACTGGCGGCGGGCCGAGCATCCGGACTGGGGGACGTACGAGTTCGACTACGGGCGGGTGGAGGTGCGCAACTTCCTCGTCGCCAACGCCGTGTACTGGTGCGAGGAGTTCCACATCGACGGGCTGCGGGTCGACGCGGTCGCCTCGATGCTCTATCTCGACTACTCCCGTGACTCCGGCCAGTGGACGCCCAATGTGTTCGGCGGGCGTGAGGACCTGGACGCGGTGCAGTTCCTGCAAGAGATGAACGCGACGGTGTACCGGCGGGTGCCGGGGGTCATGACGATCGCGGAGGAGTCCACCGCCTGGGACGGGGTGACCCGGCCGACCGAGAGCGGCGGTCTGGGCTTCGGCCTGAAGTGGAACATGGGCTGGATGCACGACTCGCTCGGGTACGTGGAGCACGAGCCGGTGCACCGCAAGTACCACCACCACGAGATGACCTTCTCGATGGTCTACGCGTACAGCGAGAACTACGTCCTTCCCATCTCCCACGACGAAGTCGTCCACGGCAAGCGGTCGTTGGTCTCCAAGATGCCCGGCGACTGGTGGCAGCAGCGCGCCACCCACCGCGCCTACCTCGGCTTCATGTGGGCCCACCCCGGCAAGCAACTCCTCTTCATGGGGCAGGAGTTCGCCCAGGGCGCCGAATGGTCCGAGCCCGACGGCCCGGACTGGTGGCTGCTCGATCCCGCCTACGGCGCCGAAGCCGATCACCGTGGCGTCCAGGACCTGGTCCGCGACCTGAACGGCCTCTACCGTCGCACCCCCGCCCTCTGGCAGCGGGACACCACCCCGGACGGCTTCCGGTGGGTGCTCGGCGACGCGGCGGACGACAACGTCTTCGCCTTCCTGCGCTACGACGCCCAGGGCAGCCCGCTCCTCGCCGTGTCCAACTTCTCCCCCGTCGTCCGGCACGACTACCGTCTCGGCGTCCCCGGCGACGTCCCCGCCTGGCGGGAGGTCCTCAACACGGACGCGGAACGGTACGGCGGCAGCGGTGTCGGCGACTGCGATCCGGTCAAGCCGGAGGACGGTGTCGTGCCGCTCACCCTGCCGCCGCTCGCGACGGTGTGGCTGACGCCCGTGTGA
- a CDS encoding ATP-binding protein, translating into MTRRDDLVAAVEIPSRTTSFAGEPQSVTSARLAAEDFLCVLTDVRPPGAPEYWHDILLVVTELAANAVQYAPGEFSLTMRRTFDGVHVTVHDSNPTPPAPRPFHPSTGGGGVGWHLIHALCQQVSVVTEPHGKDVHVFLPW; encoded by the coding sequence ATGACTCGTAGGGACGACCTAGTGGCCGCCGTGGAGATCCCGAGCCGCACCACGAGCTTCGCGGGCGAGCCGCAGAGCGTGACGAGCGCCCGGCTGGCCGCGGAGGACTTCCTGTGCGTCCTCACCGACGTCCGTCCACCCGGCGCGCCCGAGTACTGGCACGACATCCTGCTGGTCGTCACCGAGCTGGCGGCCAACGCCGTGCAGTACGCGCCCGGGGAGTTCTCGCTGACCATGCGACGCACCTTCGACGGTGTGCATGTGACCGTGCACGACTCCAATCCCACCCCGCCCGCCCCGAGGCCCTTTCACCCGAGCACCGGCGGCGGCGGTGTCGGCTGGCATCTGATCCACGCCCTGTGCCAGCAGGTGAGCGTGGTGACGGAGCCGCACGGCAAGGACGTGCATGTGTTTCTGCCCTGGTGA
- a CDS encoding FUSC family protein: MGVGRVRLRDFVAASDPGLLRLTAGLRTVGAIALTLAVLAPLGADVPHLVAGAIAAMVATFAVRDKQRAGQAVTLALGLPVALAAVTLGALLASRVVAGDLFFVALIFCAVYGRRFGDRGTALGLIGFQVYFLSLFVGATVSGLPQLYGAIGVAFASSALVRFALVPETPTGTLERLRSAFRARLARLVAAQLELLDAGPADVDRALEHVRDGTARLHDTALMIQGRLEAGTADEGVARLVQRRVADAEVAAERLGLLLLTARSAERADTLTLHLPGAPVPSGGLLPVRDKAIDTLRRDLEALRLLVLRPVSAQHGTALSHLRNRLLGYRDEENLPPAPPAVQDVFRGVGEAARAVLGLRVALDGPQDESDDSPATARSREELDAEDAAIDAGEEEAQEELTGLRRPTTRAAVQVAVGSSLAIVGGELLSSQRWYWAVLTCWIVFINTASTGEILVKGSRRLVGTVLGVVAGIGLAALVGPHTWPAFALVLVCVFLMFYSAPLSYTLMSFFVTAALGLLYTLLHTYSFSVLVLRIEETALGAACGVLAAALVLPVRTDRRTNDLLVAVLDRLADVTETAVDQLSGGPPADLLDQARELDQALADLRAATKPLTHPVTPLRARRDTARYVVALLETCAYQARALAATAELLPTHPSIAADPRLRGAGERILQNIRALAAHVADEHSPEELRTGPSIAALLEAGTAGSPRFGRVTDRVLRHLGRLDEGVTGLARPLGVPVAGPRG; this comes from the coding sequence ATGGGGGTCGGGCGGGTGCGGCTGCGGGATTTCGTGGCGGCGTCCGACCCCGGGCTGTTGCGGCTGACGGCGGGGCTGCGGACGGTGGGGGCCATCGCGCTGACGCTGGCCGTGCTGGCGCCGCTGGGCGCCGACGTGCCTCATCTCGTGGCGGGGGCGATCGCCGCGATGGTCGCCACCTTCGCCGTCCGCGACAAACAGCGGGCCGGGCAGGCCGTCACCCTGGCGCTCGGGCTGCCGGTGGCGTTGGCCGCCGTGACTCTGGGCGCGCTGCTCGCCTCCCGGGTCGTCGCCGGTGACCTGTTCTTCGTCGCGCTGATCTTCTGCGCGGTCTACGGGCGGCGGTTCGGGGACCGGGGCACCGCACTCGGGCTGATCGGGTTCCAGGTGTACTTCCTGTCCCTGTTCGTCGGCGCGACCGTCTCGGGACTGCCCCAGTTGTACGGGGCGATCGGCGTTGCCTTCGCGAGCAGCGCGCTGGTGCGGTTCGCCCTGGTACCGGAGACGCCGACGGGGACCCTGGAACGGCTGCGCTCCGCGTTCCGTGCCCGGCTGGCCCGGTTGGTGGCCGCGCAGCTGGAACTCCTCGACGCGGGTCCCGCGGACGTGGACCGGGCTCTGGAGCACGTACGGGACGGCACGGCGCGGCTGCACGACACCGCGCTGATGATCCAGGGCCGCCTGGAGGCCGGCACCGCCGACGAGGGCGTGGCCCGCCTGGTGCAGCGGCGGGTGGCGGACGCCGAGGTGGCCGCCGAACGGCTGGGGCTGTTGCTGCTGACCGCGCGCAGCGCCGAGCGGGCGGACACGCTGACCCTGCATCTGCCGGGTGCGCCCGTTCCCTCGGGTGGGCTGCTGCCCGTGCGGGACAAGGCGATCGACACACTGCGCCGGGATCTGGAGGCGCTGCGGCTGCTCGTCCTGCGGCCGGTGTCGGCGCAGCACGGCACGGCGCTGTCGCATCTTCGCAACCGGCTCCTCGGCTACCGGGACGAGGAGAACCTGCCGCCCGCACCGCCCGCCGTCCAGGACGTGTTCCGGGGCGTCGGCGAGGCCGCCCGCGCGGTGCTGGGGCTGCGGGTCGCGCTCGACGGGCCGCAGGACGAGTCGGACGACAGTCCGGCCACGGCGCGGTCACGGGAGGAACTGGACGCCGAGGACGCGGCCATCGACGCCGGCGAGGAGGAGGCGCAGGAAGAGCTCACGGGGCTGCGGCGGCCTACGACGCGGGCGGCAGTGCAGGTGGCGGTGGGGTCGTCGCTGGCCATCGTGGGCGGGGAGCTTTTGTCCAGTCAGCGCTGGTACTGGGCGGTACTGACGTGCTGGATCGTCTTCATCAACACCGCGTCCACGGGCGAGATCCTGGTCAAGGGCTCTCGGCGGCTGGTCGGCACGGTGCTCGGGGTGGTGGCGGGCATCGGGCTCGCGGCGCTGGTCGGCCCTCACACATGGCCGGCGTTCGCGCTGGTGCTGGTCTGCGTGTTCCTGATGTTCTACTCCGCGCCGCTGTCGTACACGCTCATGTCGTTCTTCGTGACCGCCGCGCTGGGGCTGCTCTACACCTTGCTGCACACGTACAGCTTCTCGGTGCTCGTGCTGCGCATCGAGGAGACGGCGCTCGGAGCGGCCTGCGGGGTGCTGGCGGCGGCGCTCGTGCTGCCGGTGCGGACGGACCGTCGTACGAACGACCTTCTCGTCGCCGTGCTGGACCGGCTCGCGGACGTGACCGAGACCGCCGTGGACCAGCTCAGCGGTGGGCCGCCGGCCGATCTGCTGGACCAGGCTCGCGAGCTGGACCAGGCGCTGGCGGATCTGCGGGCCGCCACCAAGCCGCTCACCCACCCCGTCACCCCGTTGCGGGCCCGGCGGGACACGGCGCGCTATGTCGTGGCCCTCCTGGAGACCTGCGCCTACCAGGCACGGGCTCTGGCCGCGACCGCCGAGCTCCTGCCCACGCACCCCTCCATCGCGGCCGACCCCCGGCTGCGCGGCGCCGGTGAGCGCATCCTCCAGAACATCCGCGCCCTCGCCGCCCATGTCGCCGACGAACACTCTCCCGAGGAGCTCCGCACCGGCCCGAGCATCGCCGCCCTCCTGGAAGCCGGCACGGCGGGCTCACCCCGCTTCGGCCGGGTCACGGACCGGGTGCTTCGCCATCTGGGACGACTGGACGAGGGGGTGACGGGCCTGGCTCGACCACTCGGGGTACCGGTGGCCGGGCCACGGGGCTGA
- a CDS encoding maltokinase N-terminal cap-like domain-containing protein — protein sequence MPKTAFPSPSGTAVAGPMASLAGLLREWLPRQRWFAGKDRPVTDLTLLSLTELFPGCLHLLVHTGHAPVPAPGGTTAVSGDCYQLLLGVRKHLSPRLGRALIGRAESGPLAGLTVFDALQDPRSAQLLLERLRHPGTAGPLRFEADPSVSVPTGLVPRVLDAEQSNSSLVYGDAFILKVFRRVQPGVNPDLEVPGALAGQGCRRVPAPVAWFRTTHPYQATLGVLQPFLPDASDGWTLALEALAHGDDFTAQAHELGRATADVHLALAAAFPDGTTTEPAGGLACDQNGRTAAAMTERLTSAAHCVPALQPFVPRLRTAFAALEGCDSGPPAQRIHGDLHLGQVLRAGREWFVIDFEGEPSRPLTERRSVHSPVRDIAGMLRSFDYAARQRRPWRPEWARRCREAFCAGYAARAGWDPRKKHGLLRAYETDRAVYEVLYEARHRPDWLPVPMAAIERLAVRGG from the coding sequence ATGCCGAAGACCGCATTCCCGAGCCCGAGCGGCACGGCCGTCGCGGGGCCCATGGCCTCGCTGGCGGGACTACTGCGCGAGTGGCTGCCCCGGCAGCGCTGGTTCGCCGGGAAGGACCGGCCCGTCACGGACCTCACGCTGCTGTCCCTGACGGAGCTGTTCCCCGGCTGTCTGCATCTGCTGGTCCACACCGGCCACGCGCCCGTCCCCGCCCCCGGCGGCACCACGGCCGTGTCCGGGGACTGCTACCAGCTGCTGCTCGGCGTACGGAAGCATCTGTCGCCGCGGCTCGGCCGGGCCCTGATCGGGCGGGCGGAGTCCGGACCGCTGGCCGGGCTGACGGTGTTCGACGCGTTGCAGGACCCCCGTTCGGCGCAACTGCTCCTGGAGCGGCTGCGGCATCCCGGCACGGCGGGCCCCCTGCGCTTCGAGGCCGATCCGTCGGTGTCCGTGCCGACCGGGCTGGTGCCGCGGGTGCTGGACGCCGAGCAGTCCAACTCCTCGCTGGTGTACGGCGACGCGTTCATCCTGAAGGTCTTCCGGCGCGTCCAGCCAGGCGTCAATCCCGACCTGGAGGTGCCGGGTGCGCTGGCCGGACAGGGGTGCCGTCGGGTGCCCGCGCCCGTGGCCTGGTTCCGGACGACGCATCCCTATCAGGCCACGCTCGGCGTGCTCCAGCCGTTCCTGCCCGACGCCTCCGACGGCTGGACCCTGGCCCTGGAGGCCCTGGCCCACGGCGACGACTTCACGGCGCAGGCCCACGAGCTGGGCCGGGCCACGGCGGACGTGCACCTCGCACTGGCCGCCGCCTTCCCCGACGGGACCACCACCGAGCCGGCCGGCGGCCTGGCCTGCGACCAGAACGGCCGCACGGCGGCGGCGATGACCGAGCGGCTGACGTCCGCCGCGCACTGCGTGCCCGCCCTCCAGCCCTTCGTCCCGCGTCTGCGGACCGCGTTCGCGGCGCTGGAAGGCTGCGATTCCGGTCCGCCCGCGCAACGTATCCACGGCGATCTGCACCTGGGCCAGGTGTTGCGGGCCGGGCGTGAGTGGTTCGTCATCGACTTCGAGGGCGAGCCGTCCCGCCCGCTCACCGAGCGGCGCAGCGTCCACTCGCCGGTGCGGGACATCGCCGGCATGCTGCGCTCCTTCGACTACGCGGCCCGGCAGCGCCGCCCCTGGCGTCCGGAGTGGGCGCGCCGCTGCCGGGAGGCCTTCTGCGCCGGCTACGCCGCGCGGGCGGGCTGGGATCCACGAAAGAAGCACGGTCTGTTGCGCGCCTACGAGACGGACAGAGCCGTGTACGAAGTCCTGTACGAAGCCCGGCATCGCCCCGACTGGCTGCCGGTTCCGATGGCGGCGATCGAGCGTCTTGCCGTAAGGGGAGGCTGA
- a CDS encoding glutamate--cysteine ligase 2, giving the protein MRTVGVEEELLLIDPETGEPQALSAAVLARAALDDGDEQVFEKELHTEMLEFATHPQSGMADLGAEIVRCRKEAARLAEGIGCTVAALATSPLPVRPSIGMGRRYRWMAEQYGITSQDLVLGCHVHVSVESDAEGVAVIDRIRPWLSVLSAISANSPFWQGGDTRYSSYRSRVWQRWPSAGPTEVFGSAECYHRRVADMVATGVILDEAMAYFDARLSRRYPTVEIRVADVCLHASTAVLVATLARGLVETAAREWRAGREPLPHSVSLLRLAAWRAARSGLTEELLHPATMHRLPAETVVRALLDHIGEALAETGDLDCAREACAELLRRGNGARMQRELMERTGSLREVVRECARRTQE; this is encoded by the coding sequence GTGCGCACCGTCGGAGTGGAGGAGGAGCTCCTCCTGATCGATCCCGAGACCGGCGAGCCACAGGCTCTGTCCGCGGCCGTACTCGCGCGCGCCGCGCTGGACGACGGGGACGAGCAGGTCTTCGAGAAGGAACTGCACACCGAGATGCTGGAGTTCGCCACGCACCCGCAGTCGGGCATGGCGGATCTCGGTGCGGAGATCGTCCGCTGCCGCAAGGAGGCGGCGCGGCTCGCCGAAGGCATCGGCTGCACGGTCGCGGCGCTGGCGACCTCGCCCCTGCCGGTCAGGCCGTCCATCGGAATGGGACGCCGGTACCGGTGGATGGCCGAGCAGTACGGCATCACCAGCCAGGACCTCGTCCTCGGGTGCCATGTCCATGTGTCCGTCGAGTCCGACGCCGAGGGCGTCGCGGTGATCGACCGGATCCGGCCGTGGCTGTCGGTGCTCTCCGCGATCAGCGCCAACTCGCCGTTCTGGCAGGGCGGGGACACGCGGTACAGCAGTTATCGCAGCCGGGTGTGGCAGCGCTGGCCGTCGGCCGGTCCGACCGAGGTGTTCGGCTCGGCCGAGTGCTATCACCGGCGGGTCGCGGACATGGTCGCGACCGGGGTCATCCTCGACGAGGCGATGGCCTACTTCGACGCACGGCTGTCCCGGCGCTATCCGACGGTGGAGATCAGGGTCGCGGACGTCTGTCTGCACGCCTCGACCGCCGTCCTGGTCGCCACCCTCGCCCGTGGCCTGGTGGAGACGGCGGCACGGGAGTGGCGGGCGGGGCGGGAGCCGCTGCCGCACAGTGTGAGCCTGTTGCGGCTGGCCGCCTGGCGGGCCGCCCGGTCCGGGCTGACGGAGGAGCTGTTGCACCCGGCGACCATGCACCGGCTGCCCGCGGAGACCGTCGTACGGGCCCTGTTGGACCACATCGGTGAGGCGCTGGCCGAGACCGGCGACCTCGACTGTGCGCGCGAGGCCTGCGCGGAGCTGCTGCGGCGCGGCAACGGGGCGCGGATGCAGCGGGAGCTGATGGAGCGGACCGGGAGTCTGCGGGAGGTCGTCAGGGAGTGCGCCCGCCGCACCCAGGAGTAG